Proteins co-encoded in one Apis mellifera strain DH4 linkage group LG15, Amel_HAv3.1, whole genome shotgun sequence genomic window:
- the LOC100576221 gene encoding zinc finger protein 26, with protein sequence MLTCEAHGCLSNENTKINGKDILLFRFPEEIDQRNEWLKNCQLIENTESNKLIYLCELHFDKTSFNDLKELVSNAIPTIFDKVDDDQKKRKIENESETESPKTPPSKQKKLDNDSQSLVTPPQSPCIQLIENADKINEQDKIDISSDKISLNGSAHIKPELYSKAKIGKKSYCLTIQIDKIYGKPCPRSKKLKILAQLIKGSQQFSENMNNMSQRDQSLKKFNRKAICAKGGCKLKKSIYDSKPAFQCEHCDKYYIMKKNDNQEEKNICTICHKTFSSSQSLYLHTKTHFICDMCQTECSSQVTYDKHIRLHVSTDPLYPYKCHTCTETFELKEDVRQHYLIVHPTIKLQNTILQVTAPSLTQQMQQDYRCVSCNITFRNEQAYRNHISSHKKKEGLRCSIGDSTNSIFPVPNPLTGSQIGILRAVKFSCRVCSMEFDNVGEVDKHTRTHLEEDSEEEHKCNICKKLFKTSIQLNEHLKYHLSRAHSCPVCSKAFINRTTLKIHLKTHGES encoded by the exons ATGTTAACCTGTGAAGCACACGGTTGtctttcaaatgaaaatacaaaaatcaacggaaaagatattttattattccgttTTCCTGAAGAAATAGA TCAAAGGAATGAATGgttaaaaaattgtcaattgaTCGAAAATACTGAAAgtaataagttaatttatcTTTGTGAATTGCATTTTGACAAAACgagttttaatgatttaaaagagCTGGTTTCTAATGCTATTCCAACTATTTTTGATAAAGTAGATG atgatcaaaaaaaacgtaaaattgaaaatgaatctgAAACTGAGTCACCTAAAACTCCACcgtcaaaacaaaaaaaattagataatgatTCGCAAAGTTTAGTAACTCCACCACAAAGCCCTTGTAttcaattaatagaaaat gctgataaaataaatgaacaagataaaatagatatatcttctgataaaatatcattaaatggaTCTGCTCATATAAAACCTGAATTGTACTCAAAAgcaaaaataggaaaaaaatcatattgttTAACAAtacaaatagataaaatatatgggAAACCATGTCCAAGatcaaaaaaacttaaaatattggCACAACTAATAAAAGGAAGTCAACAGTTTtcagaaaatatgaataatatgagTCAAAGAGATCaatctctaaaaaaatttaatagaaaggCAATTTGTGCAAAGGGtggatgtaaattaaaaaaatctatttatgatTCAAAACCAGCATTTCAATGTGAACActgtgataaatattatataatgaaaaagaatgataatcaagaagagaaaaatatttgtacaatatgTCATAAAACTTTTTCATCTTCACAATCTTTATATCTTCATACTAAAACTCATTTTATATGTGATATGTGCCAAACTGAATGTAGTTCACAAGTAACTTATGATAAGCATATAAGATTACATGTTAGCACAGATCCATTGTATCCTTATAAGTGTCATACATGTACAGAAACATTTGAACTTAAGGAAGATGTTAGACAGCATTATTTAATTGTCCATcctacaataaaattacagaACACAATTTTGCAAGTAACTGCTCCATCTTTAACACAACAAATGCAACAGGATTATCGTTGTGTCAGTTGtaatattacttttagaaATGAACAAGCCTACAG GAATCATATAAGTTcccataaaaagaaagaaggattaAGATGTAGTATTGGGGATAGTACTAACAGTATATTTCCAGTACCTAATCCATTAACTGGTAGTCAAATAGGTATTCTTCGAGCTGTAAAGTTCAGTTGTAGAGTATGTTCTATGGAATTTGATAATGTTGGTGAAGTAGATAAACATACTAGAACTCATTTGGAAGAAGATAGTGAAGAGGAACacaaatgtaatatttgtaaaaaattatttaaaacaagcaTACAACTCAatgaacatttaaaatatcacttATCTCGTGCACATTCTTGTCCCGTATGTTCTAAAGCTTTCATTAATAGAActactttaaaaatacatttaaaaacacACGGTGAATcgtag
- the LOC113219257 gene encoding LOW QUALITY PROTEIN: uncharacterized protein LOC113219257 (The sequence of the model RefSeq protein was modified relative to this genomic sequence to represent the inferred CDS: inserted 2 bases in 1 codon; substituted 1 base at 1 genomic stop codon) — protein MEINESFYKNVFLLMQVVPASYECKKNFNKEMFNKPNTLGFIHISHYLLSVHNATRFQKMVIWPLLNKMDEKKYRIEITEYLKILATENPDINFPPIIMSHLLQAGGRKILILMWKISEISLRAYIINKCQIQLLRAPNIGDNKYITQTYFNIINTKRNNTISKFHENIKLNLKSFEYYMQCRSTDLTKVQTAIFEVKENIEKLISIFSVNPLIANRLTNLDDAEIINLWKKSIDQNIKFLKQKNMKLQKLKILSNTLYDLILNLRYFKFFDGKNLPKINNGILSLCLNNNIQSNNNELYTNGCLVFHVLLSIIDQVLKQLQYYLKENKLSDISHWNPKIIEYCETIKCMEKTFQNLITEISNSLSDIKYSLQEKSINYTLYKELNKDFLSFINLKTILTSSKFNFFTDNYINDEEISKKILISPIKEKYKHLFKRYKCNSFDSFKKSRYQFNDNKENTTTNYKSPQRQLLIYKRNSPNKMKISPKYSRLFSINDLRRHYFKGLYIFTKEAINVLVIKHKYFVFLDKNATSTPNRKNIIPKNFNIXKLXVVNIDVVMKEVFDNFSCKIADVLNFLF, from the exons atggAGATTAATGaatccttttataaaaatgtatttttacttATGCAAGTTGTGCCTGCATCTtatgaatgtaaaaaaaattttaataag gaaatgtttaataaaccAAATACTTTAggttttattcatatttctcattatttgTTATCTGTACATAATGCAACACGCTTTCAAAAAATGGTCATATGGccacttttaaataaaatggatgaaaaaaaatatcgtatagaaataacagaatatttaaaaattttagcaaCTGAAAATccagatataaattttccaccaATAATTATGTCTCATTTATTGCAAgcaggaggaagaaaaattttaattcttatgtggaaaatatcagaaattagCTTAAGagcttatattattaataaat gtcAAATACAATTGTTACGAGCTCCTAATATTGGTGATAACAAATACATAActcaaacatattttaatataataaatacaaaaaggaataatactatttctaaatttcatgaaaatataaaattaaatttaaaatcctttgaatattatatgca atGTAGATCTACTGATTTAACAAAAGTTCAAACTGCTATCTTtgaagtaaaagaaaatatagaaaagttaatatctatattttcagTCAATCCATTAATAGCAAACCGATTAACAAATCTTGATGAtgcagaaattataaatt tatggaaaaaaagtattgatcaaaatattaaatttttaaagcaaaaaaatatgaaactacaaaaattaaaaattcttagtaatacattatatgatttaattttaaatttacgttattttaaattctttgatggaaaaaatcttccaaaaataaataatggaatacTTTCactatgtttaaataataatattcag agtaataataatgaattatatacaaatggaTGCTTAGTATTTCATGttctattatcaattattgatcAAGTATTAAAACaactacaatattatttaaaagaaaataagttaTCAGACATATCACATTGGAatccaaaaataattgaatattgtgAAACAATTAAGTGCATGgaaaaaacatttcaaaatcTTATAACAGAAATTTCTAATAGCTTAAGTGATATCAAATATAGTTTACAAGAGAAAAGTATAAactatacattatataaagaattaaataaagattttttatcctttataaatctaaaaacaattttaacttcatcaaaatttaatttttttactgataattatataaatgatgaggaaatatcaaaaaagatattaatctcTCCAATAAaag agaaatataaacatttatttaaaagatataaatgtaattcttttgattcatttaaaaaatcaagatatcaatttaatgataataaagaaaatactaCAACAAATTACAAATCTCCTCAaagacaattattaatttataaaagaaattctcctaataaaatgaaaatttccccAAAATATTCtagattattttctattaatgatttaagaaGACATTATTTCAaaggtttatatatatttacaaaagaagCAATTAATGTGTTAGTAATTAAgcataaatattttgtctttttagataaaaatgctACATCTACTCCGAATAGAAAAAACATAAtaccaaaaaattttaacat taaactaTAAGTAGTGAATATAGATGTTGTAATGAAAGaagtttttgataatttttcttgcaaaattgcagatgtattaaattttttgttttaa